In Myxococcales bacterium, the genomic stretch GTCGCAGAGGCTCGATCACTTCAGGGCATCGGTCGATGCGATAAGGACGGCATGCGGTGCGGGACCCATAATTCAGATATCCACCGGCGGTGCGATAGGCGCGAGTATGGAAGATCGCATAGCGCCCATCGTCGAACTCAAACCGGAGATGGCATCCTTGAATGTCGCTTCGATGAATTTTTCCGATGAAGTATTCATGAACACCCCGGCCGATGTCCGGAAGCTCGCCGGCCACATGCGAGATCTCGGTGTTACTCCTGAGATAGAGGTCTATGATGCCGGTCACATCGATATCGCCAAGAGGCTGATGAAAGAGGGGCTTTTAAAAAAACCGGCGCACTATCAGTTTGTCCTCGGCGTTCCGGGAGGACTCTCCGGTGAGTCCAGGAATCTCCAGTTTATGGTGAATTCGCTGGAAGATGGTGACAGCTGGGCGGTTGCCGGCGTTGGCAGATACCAGCTTTCCCTTGCCGTCATGGCGGTCGTCATGGGAGGTTTCGTTCGCGTCGGTTTCGAGGATAACGTTTATTATCACAAGGGCGTTTTGGCCAAGAACAATGCGGAACTCGTTGCAAGGGTTAAGAGGATAGCCGATGAGGTCGGGCGACCCGTGGCGGGATGCGATGAGGCCCGAGAAATTCTGGGGCTCTGATGCCTCGCAAATCCGCTTTTTAAGGGCCTTGCATGGCGGGCTCGATACTTGACAAAAGCCGCAGATAGAAGGATTGTCCGGCCGGTCCGAAGGCAATTCCTAAAAATACGTTTATCATCAAGTTAGCTGGCGTTCCGGACTCGAGGCGGATGGGTTTCTTCGCTGTGCGTTTCTCACAAAATAACTGCCCAATTGGCATACAATCAGGAGGAAATTATGGCAAGGCAGATGGTCCCACACAACGGAAATAGCGCAGTGGCGCATGTCGCCCATGCGACAAACGAGGTGATAGCTATCTATCCGATCACCCCATCTTCGGACATGGGCGAGATCGCCGATGAAAAATCGGCGAACGGTGAAAAAAATATCTGGGGTTCAGTCCCTATAGTCAGCGAACTTCAGTCTGAAGCTGGAGCGGCGGGGGCTTGCCACGGCGCTCTTACCACAGGCGCTCTTACCACGACGTTTACAGCCTCGCAGGGTCTTCTGCTTATGATCCCCGATATGTTCAAGATAGCAGGAGAACTTACTCCGACCGTGTTTCACATCGCGGCAAGGGCTATCGCGACCCACGCCCTTTCGATATTCGGTGATCACTCCGATGTTATGGCCGCCAGGTCGACCGGTTGGGCGATGCTTTCATCCGCCAGCGTTCAGGAGGCGATGGATTTTGCGCTCATCTCCCAGGCCGCATCGCTCGAATCCAGAATTCCCTTTCTGCACTATTTCGAGGGATTCAGGATCTCCCACGAAATACAGAAGATAGAGGAACTTACATTTGACGATATGCGCTCGATGATCGATGACAAACTCGTCAACGCCCACAGGCAGCGGGCGCTCAATCCCGAGAGGCCAACCATCAAGGGAACGTCACAAAATCCGGACGTATTCTTTACCTGTCGCGAGACTGCGAATAAATATTATAACGCATGCCCTGCGATAGTTCAGAAGGCGATGGATAAATTCGCCAAGCTGACAGGTCGCCAGTACAGGCTCTTCGAGTACCATGGCGCTGATGATGCTGACAGGGTGGTCGTAATCATGGGCTCCGGCGGCGAGGCGGTTGGAGAGGTCGTCGATTATCTGAACAAGAAGGGCGAGAAGGTCGGCGTTTTATGCGTCAAGCTCTTCAGGCCTTTTGATATAAAATCCTTCGCATACGCCCTTCCCAAGAGCGTGAAGTCCATGGTTGTTCTTGACAGGTGCAAGGAGCCGGGCTCGATAGGGGAGCCGCTCTATGGTGATGTGAGAACTGCGATCAGCGAGGCGGTGCAGGAGGGATGGTATTCGCACCATCCGAAGATCGTAGGCGGCCGCTATGGCCTCGGTTCAGCTGAGTTTAACCCTGCTATGATCAAAGCGGTCTTCGACAACCTGAAGGCGACCGATCCTAAAAACCATTTTTCCATCGGGCCGAATGACGATGTGACAAACCTGAGTCTGGATTACGATCGTTCGTTTACGCTCGAGGATGGGGTATATCAGGCGATGTTCTACGGACTGGGATCGGACGGAACAGTCGGCGCCAACAAGAACACGATCAAGATAATAGGCGAAGAGACCGAGAACTATACGCAGGGATATTTTGTCTATGATTCCAAGAAAGCCGGTGCGATCACAGTCTCGCATCTGCGCTTCGGGAAAAATCTCATCAGAAAACCGTATCTCATCGAGACCGCAGATTTTGTGGCCTGTCACAACTTTTCGTTTCTCGAGAAGTACGACATGCTGAAGCACATCAAGAAGGGCGGCACCTTCCTGTTGACTTCCCCGTTCAACAAGCACGATGTTTGGGACAACATGCCCGACCGCGTGCAGAAGCAGATAATCGACAAGGAATTGAAGTTCTATGTGATCGACGCAATAAGCATCGCCGAGGGGGTAGGCCTTGGCGCGAGGATCAACTCGATCATGCAGACCGCATTCTTCAAGATTTCGAAGGTGATCGATGAGAAGATCGCAATCGATGCCATCAAGGACGCCATCAAAAAAACCTACGGGAAAAAAGGCGAAAAGATAGTTGCGATGAACGTCAGCGCGGTCGATATGACCATCGAGAAAATCGAACAGGTCGATTATCCCAAGGAGGTAACAGGAAAGCCAGTGCCGCCTGTGGTTCCTGCCGATGCCCCCGCTTTCGTC encodes the following:
- the nifJ gene encoding pyruvate:ferredoxin (flavodoxin) oxidoreductase is translated as MARQMVPHNGNSAVAHVAHATNEVIAIYPITPSSDMGEIADEKSANGEKNIWGSVPIVSELQSEAGAAGACHGALTTGALTTTFTASQGLLLMIPDMFKIAGELTPTVFHIAARAIATHALSIFGDHSDVMAARSTGWAMLSSASVQEAMDFALISQAASLESRIPFLHYFEGFRISHEIQKIEELTFDDMRSMIDDKLVNAHRQRALNPERPTIKGTSQNPDVFFTCRETANKYYNACPAIVQKAMDKFAKLTGRQYRLFEYHGADDADRVVVIMGSGGEAVGEVVDYLNKKGEKVGVLCVKLFRPFDIKSFAYALPKSVKSMVVLDRCKEPGSIGEPLYGDVRTAISEAVQEGWYSHHPKIVGGRYGLGSAEFNPAMIKAVFDNLKATDPKNHFSIGPNDDVTNLSLDYDRSFTLEDGVYQAMFYGLGSDGTVGANKNTIKIIGEETENYTQGYFVYDSKKAGAITVSHLRFGKNLIRKPYLIETADFVACHNFSFLEKYDMLKHIKKGGTFLLTSPFNKHDVWDNMPDRVQKQIIDKELKFYVIDAISIAEGVGLGARINSIMQTAFFKISKVIDEKIAIDAIKDAIKKTYGKKGEKIVAMNVSAVDMTIEKIEQVDYPKEVTGKPVPPVVPADAPAFVKNTTAKLMSGEGESLKVSEFPEDGTWPVSTTQYEKRNIAVNIPVWDKDACVQCGKCVMVCPHAAIRSKIYPKDILKNAPANFKSSDPKPAKGLEGYAYTLQVAAEDCTGCATCVVNCPAKEKGAIKMEPQLPLRDQERENYDFFLNIPDPNPELYNPSVMKGIQYVKPLFEYSGACAGCGETAYVKMLSQLFGDRAIIANATGCSSIYGGNLPTTPYCQRADGRGPAWTNSLFEDNAEVAYGMRLSVDKQFQYAMELADNIISNGGCSQEVKNILTEIRSADQSSHLAIEKQRSRVIELKKHLAKCNCKECINLLHVADNFIKKSVWALGGDGWAYDIGYGGLDHVLACGRNVNILVLDTEVYSNTGGQASKATPIGAVAKFAAGGKPLGKKDLGLMSMSYGYIYVATVALGADPSQAMKAFIEAESYDGPSIIIAYSHCIAHGIDMSKGLEEQKKAVNSGHFPLYRFDPRKALDGQNPLTVDSKPPSISIEEYVKGENRYRILEKSRPEEARRLIAKAQSLANRKYNLYRQISEMKCEK
- a CDS encoding 3-keto-5-aminohexanoate cleavage protein; protein product: MNPLIITAAITGGETTKAQNPALPETPEEQAIAARECVEAGASVIHLHVRDESGTPSQRLDHFRASVDAIRTACGAGPIIQISTGGAIGASMEDRIAPIVELKPEMASLNVASMNFSDEVFMNTPADVRKLAGHMRDLGVTPEIEVYDAGHIDIAKRLMKEGLLKKPAHYQFVLGVPGGLSGESRNLQFMVNSLEDGDSWAVAGVGRYQLSLAVMAVVMGGFVRVGFEDNVYYHKGVLAKNNAELVARVKRIADEVGRPVAGCDEAREILGL